The following proteins are encoded in a genomic region of Amphiura filiformis chromosome 11, Afil_fr2py, whole genome shotgun sequence:
- the LOC140165016 gene encoding LOW QUALITY PROTEIN: epsin-2-like (The sequence of the model RefSeq protein was modified relative to this genomic sequence to represent the inferred CDS: inserted 1 base in 1 codon; deleted 3 bases in 2 codons), producing MRKVKNVVNNYTPAQVKVREATSNDPWGPSSSVMSEIADLTYNVVAFSEIMSMIWKRLNDHGKNWRHVYKALMLLEYIIKTGSERVAQQCKENIFAIQTLKDFQFTDRDGKDQGMNVREKSKNLVLLLKDEERLKTERTRALKAKERFAQASQGIGSDASPTGNPESPDQNGSNADNPDQNGTSSGTPPLTRDLSSEIEQARPQTTGEEELQLQLALAMSREEAXEKKKMERSDDVRLQIALNESRDPAAPAVGASTLLTMASEPQMSPAHSDPWGGPPAAPPSSDPWGSSQAPTATANMPAIPNDPWAGGPNPAVPPSTTAVDPWAPTPVAADPWGGSPTNIPPVQPATDPWNPPLPAIRLILPLPVTRGDRRRRLRPADPDAEFDMLRTGGADSPQFGGTLQPSQPAGDAFNMSGMSNALGLDAQRKKSPKDFLGENSSLVNLDLLISPAPQPTAAPANPFMGTAPAATTSAAAAANPFHQQRQPAPTINQIRSQPAGNMMGGGVGMSAGVGIGAGGGVALQQPLMPMSNMTPLVPQSQPAQQTNNPFLM from the exons ATGAGAAAAGTGAAGAATGTCGTTAACAACTATACC CCCGCCCAAGTTAAGGTGCGGGAGGCAACTTCAAATGACCCATGGGGTCCATCCAGCTCGGTCATGTCGGAGATTGCAGATTTAACATACAATGTAGTAGCCTTTTCAGAAATCATGAGCATGATTTGGAAGCGGCTCAATGACCATGGGAAGAATTGGCGGCATGTGTACAAAGCACTTATGCTGCTGGAGTACATCATTAAAACGGGATCGGAACGAGTGGCGCAACAGTGCAAAGAGAACATATTTGCGATACAGACTCTGAAGGATTTTCAGTTTACAGACCGCGACGGCAAAGATCAGGGGATGAACGTGCGGGAGAAGTCAAAGAATCTGGTACTGCTTCTGAAGGACGAAGAGAGACTGAAGACGGAGAGAACGAGGGCGCTGAAAGCCAAAGAGAGATTTGCACAGGCATCACAGGGTATCGGTAGCGACGCATCGCCAACAGGCAATCCAGAAAGTCCAGACCAAAATGGAA GCAATGCAGACAATCCAGACCAAAATGGAA CATCCAGTGGGACTCCACCATTAACAAGGGATCTGTCATCGGAGATAGAACAAGCCCGACCCCAGACTACCGGAGAGGAGGAATTGCAGCTACAGTTGGCCCTAGCCATGAGTAGGGAAGAGG GCGAGAAGAAGAAGATGGAGAGAAGTGATGACGTAAGACTGCAAATTGCTCTAAATGAAAGCAGGGATCCAGCG GCGCCGGCTGTAGGAGCATCCACACTTCTCACTATGGCTTCAGAACCGCAGATGTCTCCTGCTCACTCAGACCCATGGGGTGGGCCACCAGCAGCGCCGCCTAGCAGCGATCCTTGGGGTTCATCTCAAGCACCAACCGCAACCGCAAATATGCCCGCCATCCCCAATGACCCCTGGGCAGGTGGGCCTAATCCGGCAGTACCACCATCTACGACTGCTGTCGATCCATGGGCGCCAACACCAGTAGCTGCGGATCCATGGGGTGGCTCGCCGACAAACATACCACCGGTACAGCCAGCAACCGACCCTTGGAATCCTCCCCTGCCAGCGATCCGGCTTATCCTCCCCCTGCCAGTGACCCGTGGGGATCGACGACGACGG CTGAGACCGGCGGATCCGGATGCCGAATTTGATATGTTGCGGACTGGAGGAGCCGACAGTCCACAATTTGGAGGTACATTGCAGCCAAGTCAACCTGCTGGGGATGCGTTTAACATGTCGGGAATGTCAAATGCTCTGGGTTTGGATGCGCAGAGAAAGAAGTCCCCTAAAGACTTTCTGGGTGAGAATTCCTCACTAGTTAACCTGGATTTGCTCATCTCACCGGCGCCGCAACCGACAGCTGCACCAGCTAACCCGTTCATGGGAACCGCACCAGCAGCAACGACATCGGCAGCGGCAGCAGCGAATCCATTCCATCAACAAAGGCAACCGGCACCAACAATAAATCAGATTAGGTCACAGCCAGCTGGTAATATGATGGGTGGCGGTGTTGGTATGTCAGCGGGGGTTGGAATAGGAGCCGGAGGTGGAGTGGCGTTACAACAGCCTTTGATGCCAATGTCAAACATGACCCCTTTAGTTCCACAATCACAGCCTGCACAACAGACCAATAACCCATTCTTGATGTAG